GAAGATCCCGGCCGGGTCCATCGAGTGCTGCGAGCCGTACCCGGTGCCGGTGGCGACCTTGCTGCGCAACACGTACGGCACCGGGCTGGTGCCGCCGAACATGTGCCGGGCCTTGCCGATCTGGTTGAACAGCTGGTCGGCCGCGACCCACATGAAGTCCGCGTACATCAACTCGACGACCGGGCGGTAGCGGCCGTCCAGCGCGATCCCGCCGGCCAGCCCGGTGAACCCGTTCTCGCTGATCGGCGTCCCCAGCACCCGGTCCGGGTAGGCGTCCTTGAGCCCGCGGGTGGCGCCGTTGGTGCCGCCGTTGAGCCGGTGCACGTCCTCGCCCAGCACGACGATCCGGTCGTCGGTCGCCATCCGCCGGTTCATCACCGCCGCGACCGCCTCGATGAACGAGGTGTCGGTGGTGGCTTTGCCGTCGTCACCGTCGTCGCCGTACCGGGCGGCGGCGAACTCGGACAGGTCGCCGCGCACGCCGACGTCCACGAAGGACGGGTCGGGCCACTCCGCCGGCCGGATCTGCTGCTGCCCCGGTTTCCCGCCCGGCAGCGGCTCCAGCAGCTCGGCGCCGACCTCGGTCAGCAGCCGCTCGGCCGCCGCGACCGCCGCGTCCACCCGCTCCCGGCTCAGCAGCCCGCGCCGGACCAGCTGGTCGCCGGTGCGCGCGACCGGGTCGCGGTCCCGCCAGGCGGCCTCCTCCTCCTTGCTGCGGTAGCGGAACGCGCTGCCGGGGAACGGCCCGTTCTGGTGGAAGAACCGGTACGTGTCCGCCTCGACGAGGGTCGGCCCGCGGCCGGCGCGCATGTGCTCGACCGCTTCCCGCATCGCCAGGTGCACGGCGAGCGGGTCCATCCCGTCCACCCGCCAGCTGGCGATGCCGAATCCGGGCCCGCGCGCCGACAGCCGCGGCTCACCGGTCGCCTCGGCCACGCTGGTGGACACCGCGTACTGGTTGTTCTCGACGAAGAAGCAGACCGGCAGGGTCCAGGCCGCGGCGAGGTTGAACGTCTCCAGCGTGGAGCCGATGTTCGCGGCGCCGTCCCCGAAGTACGTCACCGCGACCGCGTCGGTGCCGGCCTGCCGGGCCGACCACGCGTAGCCGGCGGCCTGCGGGACGCCGCCGCCCACGATGGCGTTGGTGCCCATCGCCCCGGCGTCCTTCCACTGCAGGTGCATCGAGCCGCCGCGGCCGTTGCCGTAGCCGCGGGCCAGGCCGCAGATCTCGGCCAGCGTGCGCACCAGCACCGTGCGCACCTCGTCCGGCACGCCCTCGACGAGGTCGAACCCCTTGGGCGCCACGTACGCCAGCGTCTTAGCAAGGAACTGGTGGTGGCCGCGGTGGGAGCCGTTGACCTTGTCCTCGGCGGTGAGCGCGAGCACCGAGCCGACCGCGCCGCCCTCCTGGCCGATGCTGGAGTGCGCGGGCCCGTGCACCAGGCCGGCCGCGGCCAGCGTCAGCACGTATTCCTCGAAGGCCCGGATGAGCACCAGCTGTCCGAACAGCTGCCCGAGCAGCTCGGGCTCCGCCGCGTCCCAGTCCGCGTCGGTCACGACCAGCTCGGTCCAGGGTGCGCCGGGCTCGGGTGTGCGGTGCTCCGTCATCCCGACCTCCTACCGACTCGCGCCGAGCGTCGCATGGATCGGATCCATTTTCCAGCCTGATCGGCGCTGGACATCGACTTCAGGTCTCGGGATAGTCCTCATTGGATCCATCTACCGAGGAGGACGGGGTGGGACTGCCGGGGCTGCGCCGCCTGGACCACATCGGGTTCACCGTGCCCGACCTGGAGGAGGCGACCCGGTTCCTGGTCGACGTGCTCGGCTGCGACTACCTCTACTCGCTCGGTCCGTTCGCCGACGACGGCGACTGGATGGCCGAGCACCTCAACGTGCACCCGCGCACGACGATGGTGGAGAACCGGTTCTTCCGCCTCGGCGGGCAGACGATCCTCGAGGTCTTCCACTACGACGCGCCGTCGCGGCGGGACGCGCCGCCGCGCAACAGCGACGTCGGGGGTCACCACATCGCCTTCTACGTCGACGATCTCGACGCGGCGGTCGCGCACCTGCAGGGGGCCGGGGTGACGGTCTGCGGACACCCGACCGCGAGCCGCAGCCACAACGAGGGTCAGCGCTGGGTCTACTTCCTGTCCCCGTGGGGCATGCAGTTCGAGCTGGTGTCCTACCCGAACGGCAAGGCCTACGACAACGCCCGCGCGGCGGGGACATGACCGCCGAGGCCGTCGTCGCGCCCGCCGCCAGCCGGCGGGTCGCGGACCACCTGCGGTCCGAGATCCTCGGCGGCGGCATCGGCCCGGGCGAGCGGGTCCGGCAGGAGGAGATCGCCCAGCGCCTGGGCGCCAGCCGGATCCCGGTCCGCGAGGCGCTGCGGATGCTGGAGGCCGAGGGCCTGGTCGAGCACGAGGCCAACAAGGGCGCCCGGGTGCCGCGGCTGGGGCAGCACGAGGTCGACGTGATGTACCGGATGCGCGAGCAGCTCGAGCCGCTCGCGCTGACCGAGAGCCTGCCGTACCTGGACGACGCCGAGATCGCCCGGCTGGGCCGGCTGCAGGACGAGATCGAGGCCGGTGTCGACATCGGACGGTTCCTGGAGCTGGACCGCGAGTTCCACCTCGGGACGTACGCGGGCTGCGTCATCGAGCAGCTGACCGCGACGGTGGTCCGGCTCTGGAACTCCACCCAGCACTACCGGCGCGCGTTCGTGCAGCTGTCCGGACCGGGCCGGATGTGGGTGGTCAACGCCGAGCACCGGCTGCTGCTGGACGCGGTCGAGCGCCGGGACGCCACCGACGCCGGCCGGGTCGTCGGCGGGCACATCCGCCGGACCCGGATCGAGCTCTCCCACCACCCGGCGGTCTTCGGGGGGCTGCCGTGAGCGAGCGCGAGGGCTCGCAGCGCGAGCGGACACAGTTCGCGCTGACCGTCAACGGCGAGCGGCGCGAGGTCGAGGCCGACCCGGACACCCCGCTGCTCTACGTGCTGCGCAACGACCTCGGGCTGATGGGCGCCCGGTTCGGTTGCGGGCTCGGGATCTGCGGCGCCTGCTTCGTGCACGTGGACGGCGCGGTGGTCGCCTCCTGCGACACTCCACTGTGGTCGGTCGAGGGCAGGACCGTCGTCACCGTCGAGGGTCTGGCCCCCGGCGACGCGCTGCACCCGGTGCAGCAGGCGGTGCTGGACGAGCAGGCGGCCCAGTGTGCGTACTGCGTGACCGGGGTGATCATGAGCGGGGCGGCGTTGCTGGCCCGCACGCCGAAGCCGGACGAGGCCGCGGTCGTCGGGGCGCTGGAGCGCAACCTCTGCCGCTGCGGCGCCCACGGGCGGATGGTCCGGGCGGTCCTGCGGGCCGGCGATGGCTGACCTGCCGAAGGACCTCGCGGCCAACCCGATCCTGTCCCGCTGGATCCGGGTCGGCCCGGACGGCACGGTCGACGTCCGGGTGGGCAAGGTCGAGATCGGGCAGGGCATCCTCACCGCACTGGCACAGCTGGCCGCGGACGAGCTGCGGGTCGACCTGGCCGACGTCCGGATGCGGCCGGCGGACACGGTCGAGGGACCGGACGAGGGCGTGACCGCGGGCAGCATGTCGATCTCGACCTGCGGGCCGGCGCTGCGGGTGGCCGCGGCCAACGTCCGGATGCTGTTCACGCTCGCGGCCGGCCGGGAATGGCGGGTCGACCCGAGCACGATCACCGTCGAGTCCGGACGGTTCGGCGGGTCGGAAGGACAGGAGACCTCGTACGGGAAGCTGGCCGGCGGGGTGGACCTGGACGTCGCCGCCGATCCAGCCGTGCCGCTGGGCATCGCGGGCAGGTTCACCGGCACCGACGTGGCCCGGCTGGACCTGCCGGACAAGGTCGCCGGCCGGCCCCGGTACGTGCACGACCTGCGGCTGCCGGGCCAGTGGTTCGCCCGGGTGCTGCGACCGCCCTCGCGCGGGGCGCGGCTGGTCGAGGTGGCGGAGCCGGCCGACGTGACCCTGGTCCGGGACGGCTCGTTCCTCGCGGTGGCCGGGCCGGACGAGGCGGTCGTGGTCCGCGCGGCCGAGCGGGTGTGGAGGACCACGGTCTGGTCCGAAGTGGACACCCTGCCGGACGAGGACGATCTGGACTCGTTCCTGCGGGCCGGACCGCACGAGACGATCCCGGTGGTCGAGGACGACGAGCCGGACCCGGCCGGCGGGCGGGAGATCCGGGCGAGCTACAGCCGGCCGTTCGTCGCGCACGCCTCGATGGCGCCCAGCTGCGCGGTCGCGATCTGGCACCCGGACGGTCCGGTCGAGGTCTGGTCGCACAGCCAGGGCATCGTCCCGCTGGGGCGGGCGATCGCCGCCGCGCTCGGCCTGGACCCGGGCACCGTCCACGTGCGACATGCCGAGGGCGCCGGATGCTACGGCCACAACGCGGCCGACGACGCCGCTTTCGACGCGGTGCTGGTGGCCCGGGCCGTACCGGGCACCCCGGTGCAGGTGCAGTGGACCCGGCAGGACGAGCTGGGTTGGGCGCCGTTCTCCTCGGCGATGGTCGCCGACGTCGCGGTCACCGTCGGCGCGGACGGCCGCATCGCCGCCTGGACGTACGACCTGTGGAGCCAGGGGCACAGCGCCCGCCCGGGGTACGCGGGCGTGCCGGGGCTGCTGGCCGCGACCACCCTGGCCGAACCCGCGGTGTACCCGGCCCCGACCGACCCGCCCGTGGCCCGCGGCGCCGGCAGCACCCGCAACGCGCTGCCCGGCTACGACCTGCGCCACCGCCGGATCACCGGGCACCGGCTCACCGAGACCCCCATCCGCAGCTCCGCGATGCGCTCGCTCGGCGGCTACTTCAACGTCTTCGCGATCGAGTCCGCGCTGGACGAGGCCGCGCTCGTGGCCGGCAGGGACCCGCTGGACTTCCGGCTGGCGCACCTGTCCGACGAGCGCGGCCGGCGGGTGCTGACGATGGCCGCCGAGGCCGCCGGCTGGGGCCGCCGGACGGCCGACGGCACCGCGCTCGGCCTCGGGTACGCCCGTTACAAGGGCACCGGCGCCTGGTGCGCGGTGGTGGCCGAGGTCGAGGCGGAGAACGACGTCCGGGTCCGTCGCCTGTGGACGGCCGTCGACGTCGGCCGGGTCGTCAACCCCGACGGGGTGCGGAACCAGATCGAGGGCGGGGCGGTCCAGGCCGCGAGCTGGACGCTGCGGGAGCGGGTCCGCTTCGACCGCCGCCGGGTGACCAGCACGACCTGGGAGTCGTACCCGATCCTGCCTTTCTCGCAGGTGCCCGCGGTGACGGTCGAGATCGCGCCCGCCGACGGGAACCCGTCCGTCGGCGCCGGCGAGGCCGCGCAGGGCCCGACCGCCGGCGCCATCGCCAACGCGCTGGCCGCCGCCGTCGGCGTCCGCGTCCGGGACCTGCCGCTGACCCCCGAAGCAGTCGTGAAGGCGATCGAAGGGACACCGTGATGGGCCGGATCAGCTACGTGCCGCTGGAGCAGATGGACGAGCGGATGCAGGAGGAGATGCACCGCTGCGCCCGGGAGGGGACGCCCCGGCCGGAGAGCTCGGCCGTCCGGGCCCACGCCCCCAACGCGTTCTGGGCCTTCGCCGACTCCTGGAAGGCGATCTTCCATTCCGGCGTGGTCGACCACTCGGTCAAGGAGCTCTGCCGGGTCTACGTGTCCCGGACGGTGAAGTGTGAGTTCTGCGGCAACCAGCGTTCGATCAAGGCGACCAGCGCGGGCCTGGTGGAGCAGCAGTACGACGAGCTGCTCAACTTCGAGTCCTCCGACCGGTACGACGACCGGCAGAAGGCCGCGCTGGCGTACGCGGAGGCGATCGCCTGGCGGCTGGACACCGACGACGCGTTCTGGACGCGGCTGCACGACCACTTCAGCGAGCCGGAGCTGGTCGAGCTCGGCTGCTTCATCGCGCTGACCTTCGGCCAGCAGAGCTGGATCCGCATGCTCGGCATCGACCACCACGAGTACCTGGCCGGCACCGACGCCTCGATGGCGCCGGGCTTCCGGACCGCCGAGGAGCTGGCCGAGAGCAAGGCGGGCACGGACTACTGGGCCAGGTCGTGACCCTGCTGGCCCAGCTGCCGGTGGCCGGCTCGGACCGCCCCGTGCAGTACCGGCTGGCGTCCACACTGGACGGTCTCTACACGCCGTACGCGCTGCGCAGGCCGGCCGGGGACGGCCCGTTCCCGTTCGTGTTCCTGGCCTACGGCAACGGTGGCGGCGGGCTGGAGTGGCTGCGGGAGCGGGTCGCGCACTACCCGTACGTCACCGAGCGGCTGCTCGCGGCCGGGTACGCCTGCGCCTGGGGCCGCTACCGGTCCGAGGTCGAGCTCGGCTACCACACCGGCGGGCCGCTGGTCCGCGACCGCCGGCAGGGCATGGACCTGTTCA
The sequence above is drawn from the Mycobacteriales bacterium genome and encodes:
- a CDS encoding thiamine pyrophosphate-dependent enzyme; the encoded protein is MTEHRTPEPGAPWTELVVTDADWDAAEPELLGQLFGQLVLIRAFEEYVLTLAAAGLVHGPAHSSIGQEGGAVGSVLALTAEDKVNGSHRGHHQFLAKTLAYVAPKGFDLVEGVPDEVRTVLVRTLAEICGLARGYGNGRGGSMHLQWKDAGAMGTNAIVGGGVPQAAGYAWSARQAGTDAVAVTYFGDGAANIGSTLETFNLAAAWTLPVCFFVENNQYAVSTSVAEATGEPRLSARGPGFGIASWRVDGMDPLAVHLAMREAVEHMRAGRGPTLVEADTYRFFHQNGPFPGSAFRYRSKEEEAAWRDRDPVARTGDQLVRRGLLSRERVDAAVAAAERLLTEVGAELLEPLPGGKPGQQQIRPAEWPDPSFVDVGVRGDLSEFAAARYGDDGDDGKATTDTSFIEAVAAVMNRRMATDDRIVVLGEDVHRLNGGTNGATRGLKDAYPDRVLGTPISENGFTGLAGGIALDGRYRPVVELMYADFMWVAADQLFNQIGKARHMFGGTSPVPYVLRSKVATGTGYGSQHSMDPAGIF
- a CDS encoding GntR family transcriptional regulator, coding for MTAEAVVAPAASRRVADHLRSEILGGGIGPGERVRQEEIAQRLGASRIPVREALRMLEAEGLVEHEANKGARVPRLGQHEVDVMYRMREQLEPLALTESLPYLDDAEIARLGRLQDEIEAGVDIGRFLELDREFHLGTYAGCVIEQLTATVVRLWNSTQHYRRAFVQLSGPGRMWVVNAEHRLLLDAVERRDATDAGRVVGGHIRRTRIELSHHPAVFGGLP
- a CDS encoding carboxymuconolactone decarboxylase family protein, encoding MGRISYVPLEQMDERMQEEMHRCAREGTPRPESSAVRAHAPNAFWAFADSWKAIFHSGVVDHSVKELCRVYVSRTVKCEFCGNQRSIKATSAGLVEQQYDELLNFESSDRYDDRQKAALAYAEAIAWRLDTDDAFWTRLHDHFSEPELVELGCFIALTFGQQSWIRMLGIDHHEYLAGTDASMAPGFRTAEELAESKAGTDYWARS
- a CDS encoding VOC family protein, whose translation is MGLPGLRRLDHIGFTVPDLEEATRFLVDVLGCDYLYSLGPFADDGDWMAEHLNVHPRTTMVENRFFRLGGQTILEVFHYDAPSRRDAPPRNSDVGGHHIAFYVDDLDAAVAHLQGAGVTVCGHPTASRSHNEGQRWVYFLSPWGMQFELVSYPNGKAYDNARAAGT
- a CDS encoding molybdopterin cofactor-binding domain-containing protein; protein product: MADLPKDLAANPILSRWIRVGPDGTVDVRVGKVEIGQGILTALAQLAADELRVDLADVRMRPADTVEGPDEGVTAGSMSISTCGPALRVAAANVRMLFTLAAGREWRVDPSTITVESGRFGGSEGQETSYGKLAGGVDLDVAADPAVPLGIAGRFTGTDVARLDLPDKVAGRPRYVHDLRLPGQWFARVLRPPSRGARLVEVAEPADVTLVRDGSFLAVAGPDEAVVVRAAERVWRTTVWSEVDTLPDEDDLDSFLRAGPHETIPVVEDDEPDPAGGREIRASYSRPFVAHASMAPSCAVAIWHPDGPVEVWSHSQGIVPLGRAIAAALGLDPGTVHVRHAEGAGCYGHNAADDAAFDAVLVARAVPGTPVQVQWTRQDELGWAPFSSAMVADVAVTVGADGRIAAWTYDLWSQGHSARPGYAGVPGLLAATTLAEPAVYPAPTDPPVARGAGSTRNALPGYDLRHRRITGHRLTETPIRSSAMRSLGGYFNVFAIESALDEAALVAGRDPLDFRLAHLSDERGRRVLTMAAEAAGWGRRTADGTALGLGYARYKGTGAWCAVVAEVEAENDVRVRRLWTAVDVGRVVNPDGVRNQIEGGAVQAASWTLRERVRFDRRRVTSTTWESYPILPFSQVPAVTVEIAPADGNPSVGAGEAAQGPTAGAIANALAAAVGVRVRDLPLTPEAVVKAIEGTP
- a CDS encoding (2Fe-2S)-binding protein codes for the protein MSEREGSQRERTQFALTVNGERREVEADPDTPLLYVLRNDLGLMGARFGCGLGICGACFVHVDGAVVASCDTPLWSVEGRTVVTVEGLAPGDALHPVQQAVLDEQAAQCAYCVTGVIMSGAALLARTPKPDEAAVVGALERNLCRCGAHGRMVRAVLRAGDG